GATCTTTTGTTGACGCTCTTCGATTGCTTCATCCACAAACTCGGTGATGCTGCCGCAAGTGGTACAAATGATATGGTCATGATGATCTTTTGCCCCCAATTCATATTTTTTACCTTGTGCTCCGAAAGAGAGCGAAGTGACCATGTCGGACTCTTCTAATAGGGATAACGTCCGATAAACCGTTGCGATCCCGGTATTAAGATCGGGGTGTTTCTCTTGAATCAGATGATGGAGCCCCTCAGGGGTGAGATGCTCATCCGAGTTATAAAGCATTTCCAGAATGACTTCACGCTGGATAGTAAATTTGAGACCATTAACTTTTAGTAACTGTTTGAAGTCACTTAAAAGCTTGTTATATTCAATGGTTCTTTCAGTGAAATCGGTATAAGAGTTCATAAACTATTG
This genomic window from Sulfuricurvum sp. contains:
- a CDS encoding Fur family transcriptional regulator; the protein is MNSYTDFTERTIEYNKLLSDFKQLLKVNGLKFTIQREVILEMLYNSDEHLTPEGLHHLIQEKHPDLNTGIATVYRTLSLLEESDMVTSLSFGAQGKKYELGAKDHHDHIICTTCGSITEFVDEAIEERQQKIAEELGFIMQEHSMQIYGICKNCQEKSKK